The proteins below are encoded in one region of Neofelis nebulosa isolate mNeoNeb1 chromosome 17, mNeoNeb1.pri, whole genome shotgun sequence:
- the DBNDD1 gene encoding dysbindin domain-containing protein 1 isoform X2, which yields MLGGTRAPEQLRAPPRGLLPAAAAPRLLPRCAAPGAGAASPPQLQGRPGRVTPTPPAPLPDPAGRMEPPEGAGPGEMVKENEVPQAALGTLAHGTGDSCHSPTAEEEVGIPIPAPGLLQVTERRQPLSSVSSLEVHFDLLDLTELTDMSDQELAEVFADSDDESLASESPAGLHPLPRSGCLRSPSWTRTRAEQNREKQPLGDQERQPAIVDTFLTVERPKED from the exons ATGCTAGGGGGAACCCGGGCCCCGGAGCAGCTGCGCGCCCCGCCCCGCGGGCTCCTCCCCGCCGCCGCGGCCCCCCGGCTGCTGCCCCGATGCGCTGCGCCGGGAGCTGGGGCCGCGTCGCCGCCGCAGCTGCAGGGGCGCCCGGGCCGGGTGACGCCGACGCCGCCCGCGCCCCTCCCAGACCCCGCTGGCCGCATGGAGCCCCCGGAGGGCGCCGGCCCCGGAG AAATGGTTAAGGAGAATGAGGTGCCACAGGCAGCCCTGGGCACCCTGGCCCATGGGACAGGAGACAGCTGCCACTCGCCCACGGCCGAGGAGGAGGTGGGCATCCCGATACCAGCACCGGGGCTCCTGCAGGTCACAGAGAGGCGGC AGCCCCTGAGCAGCGTCTCCTCCCTGGAGGTGCACTTTGACCTCCTGGATCTCACTGAGCTGACAGACATGTCCGACCAGGAGCTGGCTGAGGTCTTTGCTGACTCGGACGACGAGAGCCTGGCCAGCGAGTCGCCAGCAG GCCTGCACCCACTACCCCGGTCTGGCTGTCTGCGCTCCCCCTCCTGGACGCGAACCAGGGCCGAGCAGAACCGAGAAAAGCAGCCACTTGGTGACCAGGAGCGCCAACCAGCAATTGTGGACACATTTCTCACCGTGGAGAGGCCCAAGGAGGACTAG
- the DBNDD1 gene encoding dysbindin domain-containing protein 1 isoform X3 gives MVKENEVPQAALGTLAHGTGDSCHSPTAEEEVGIPIPAPGLLQVTERRQPLSSVSSLEVHFDLLDLTELTDMSDQELAEVFADSDDESLASESPAGLHPLPRSGCLRSPSWTRTRAEQNREKQPLGDQERQPAIVDTFLTVERPKED, from the exons ATGGTTAAGGAGAATGAGGTGCCACAGGCAGCCCTGGGCACCCTGGCCCATGGGACAGGAGACAGCTGCCACTCGCCCACGGCCGAGGAGGAGGTGGGCATCCCGATACCAGCACCGGGGCTCCTGCAGGTCACAGAGAGGCGGC AGCCCCTGAGCAGCGTCTCCTCCCTGGAGGTGCACTTTGACCTCCTGGATCTCACTGAGCTGACAGACATGTCCGACCAGGAGCTGGCTGAGGTCTTTGCTGACTCGGACGACGAGAGCCTGGCCAGCGAGTCGCCAGCAG GCCTGCACCCACTACCCCGGTCTGGCTGTCTGCGCTCCCCCTCCTGGACGCGAACCAGGGCCGAGCAGAACCGAGAAAAGCAGCCACTTGGTGACCAGGAGCGCCAACCAGCAATTGTGGACACATTTCTCACCGTGGAGAGGCCCAAGGAGGACTAG
- the DBNDD1 gene encoding dysbindin domain-containing protein 1 isoform X1: MLGGTRAPEQLRAPPRGLLPAAAAPRLLPRCAAPGAGAASPPQLQGRPGRVTPTPPAPLPDPAGRMEPPEGAGPGGNTVFVAEMVKENEVPQAALGTLAHGTGDSCHSPTAEEEVGIPIPAPGLLQVTERRQPLSSVSSLEVHFDLLDLTELTDMSDQELAEVFADSDDESLASESPAGLHPLPRSGCLRSPSWTRTRAEQNREKQPLGDQERQPAIVDTFLTVERPKED; encoded by the exons ATGCTAGGGGGAACCCGGGCCCCGGAGCAGCTGCGCGCCCCGCCCCGCGGGCTCCTCCCCGCCGCCGCGGCCCCCCGGCTGCTGCCCCGATGCGCTGCGCCGGGAGCTGGGGCCGCGTCGCCGCCGCAGCTGCAGGGGCGCCCGGGCCGGGTGACGCCGACGCCGCCCGCGCCCCTCCCAGACCCCGCTGGCCGCATGGAGCCCCCGGAGGGCGCCGGCCCCGGAG GTAACACCGTCTTTGTTGCAGAAATGGTTAAGGAGAATGAGGTGCCACAGGCAGCCCTGGGCACCCTGGCCCATGGGACAGGAGACAGCTGCCACTCGCCCACGGCCGAGGAGGAGGTGGGCATCCCGATACCAGCACCGGGGCTCCTGCAGGTCACAGAGAGGCGGC AGCCCCTGAGCAGCGTCTCCTCCCTGGAGGTGCACTTTGACCTCCTGGATCTCACTGAGCTGACAGACATGTCCGACCAGGAGCTGGCTGAGGTCTTTGCTGACTCGGACGACGAGAGCCTGGCCAGCGAGTCGCCAGCAG GCCTGCACCCACTACCCCGGTCTGGCTGTCTGCGCTCCCCCTCCTGGACGCGAACCAGGGCCGAGCAGAACCGAGAAAAGCAGCCACTTGGTGACCAGGAGCGCCAACCAGCAATTGTGGACACATTTCTCACCGTGGAGAGGCCCAAGGAGGACTAG